A window of the Chloroflexus sp. Y-396-1 genome harbors these coding sequences:
- a CDS encoding transglutaminaseTgpA domain-containing protein, whose translation MNQPDLPTLTGLTRVWWMLPGIGLIILLTGAVIRSLAISGWADGLSILPSIGAFALVVGLVLVSWQRLPGWSAHIVALVFAWVWIVQQVGPLLDERLVSWRDRAVELIIRISGWVRVLASGGRGEDIVLFVVALAFLCWWLVYGTVWAVFRQQRPWLLIVANAAVFLINYTYVLPKPDTEAFVLIASALLLLVYHHVMQRRLVWETRQMSYPDLLPLRAMWAATVVGVVLIACTALLPANIPSERAAQTWEMLRSPFRIARAAWEDAFSTINAPPGAGSISFTARVAPLGGSRAPGFDLVMTVRSSRPEYWRAVAFDRYDGSGWSNTTGELARSVLGIATAEQARTPLAAGEALPLTERRARQLITQTITLAQERNDDLMLFGGAPLQFSLPTKVEHLIVRDENGGIAPIYDDIALITALTPLWAETTYTVTVLASVADVQSLRQAGRDYPTWVRERYLQVPDTLPARVRAEAARIIAAANAETPYDQAIAIQDYLRRFTYSEDIPPPPGNVDLVDWFLFEQRAGYCDYFASAMVVMLRSIGVPARWVRGYASGDFDPEQGVYIVRENVAHSWPEVYFPGIGWERFEPTAASYTSLPQRPLQPIFGAEDEGAASSVGGAGLDPGRFEELDNNSIASSATGGAAASSSLNNPPTHSGGTLIGWLLVILAIPLSIGLILFGGQWWLRHELRGLRLASAAYAEMAWLARLAGLEQQPSETPQEYAQRLAGILPEHAATIRGIATAYTTERYRRGAAVRVPAEADRRMLQQALWRYAVQHGLRRIWLPLRRPIA comes from the coding sequence ATGAACCAACCAGATCTGCCAACTTTAACCGGTCTCACTCGTGTCTGGTGGATGTTGCCGGGCATTGGCTTGATCATTCTCCTAACCGGTGCTGTCATCCGTAGTCTGGCTATATCTGGCTGGGCTGACGGGCTATCGATTTTACCGTCGATAGGTGCATTTGCCCTGGTGGTCGGGTTGGTGCTGGTAAGCTGGCAGCGCCTACCAGGTTGGAGTGCTCATATTGTAGCGCTGGTTTTCGCCTGGGTCTGGATCGTCCAGCAGGTCGGCCCACTGCTCGATGAACGACTCGTCAGTTGGCGAGACCGCGCCGTTGAACTGATTATTCGGATCAGCGGCTGGGTTCGCGTGCTCGCCAGTGGTGGTCGTGGCGAAGACATCGTCTTGTTTGTGGTCGCGCTGGCTTTTCTCTGCTGGTGGCTAGTCTATGGAACCGTCTGGGCTGTGTTTCGACAACAGCGACCGTGGTTGCTGATTGTTGCCAACGCCGCAGTATTTCTCATTAATTACACATACGTGTTGCCCAAACCCGATACAGAGGCCTTCGTTTTAATTGCCAGTGCGTTGCTATTGCTGGTGTATCACCACGTGATGCAACGCCGGTTGGTTTGGGAAACCCGGCAGATGAGCTATCCCGACCTGCTCCCTTTGCGTGCCATGTGGGCAGCAACGGTCGTTGGTGTGGTCTTAATTGCGTGTACTGCGCTCTTACCTGCCAATATTCCTAGTGAGCGGGCTGCGCAGACGTGGGAGATGCTGCGGTCGCCGTTTCGCATAGCACGGGCAGCCTGGGAAGATGCTTTTAGCACAATCAATGCCCCACCCGGAGCCGGAAGTATTTCGTTTACGGCGAGAGTTGCGCCTCTTGGAGGTTCACGGGCACCGGGATTTGATCTCGTCATGACGGTACGCTCGTCACGTCCTGAATATTGGCGAGCAGTTGCATTTGATCGGTACGATGGTTCAGGTTGGTCGAACACTACTGGCGAGTTAGCCCGTTCTGTATTGGGCATTGCTACTGCCGAACAGGCGCGCACACCTCTTGCTGCTGGAGAGGCACTACCGCTGACTGAACGGCGGGCACGGCAGCTTATTACCCAAACGATCACGCTGGCGCAAGAACGGAATGATGATTTGATGCTATTCGGGGGCGCACCATTACAGTTTAGTCTGCCGACCAAGGTTGAACACCTTATTGTTCGTGATGAAAATGGTGGAATAGCGCCAATTTATGATGATATAGCGCTAATTACCGCGTTGACGCCACTGTGGGCAGAGACAACCTACACCGTGACAGTACTAGCTTCAGTGGCCGATGTCCAGAGTCTGCGTCAGGCCGGTAGGGATTACCCAACCTGGGTTCGAGAACGCTATCTGCAAGTACCAGACACCCTACCGGCACGGGTACGGGCTGAGGCTGCGCGAATCATCGCGGCTGCCAATGCTGAAACGCCATACGATCAGGCTATTGCTATTCAAGATTATTTGCGTCGGTTTACCTACAGCGAGGACATTCCGCCCCCGCCAGGGAATGTTGATCTGGTAGACTGGTTTCTCTTCGAGCAACGGGCCGGTTACTGTGACTATTTTGCCTCGGCAATGGTTGTTATGTTGCGTTCAATCGGTGTGCCGGCACGTTGGGTTCGCGGTTACGCCAGCGGTGATTTTGATCCCGAACAGGGAGTTTATATTGTGCGTGAAAATGTCGCTCATAGCTGGCCAGAAGTTTACTTTCCCGGTATCGGCTGGGAGCGATTTGAGCCAACAGCAGCGAGTTATACTTCACTTCCGCAGCGTCCACTGCAACCAATCTTCGGCGCCGAAGACGAGGGGGCAGCGAGTAGTGTAGGGGGGGCTGGTCTCGATCCGGGTCGGTTTGAGGAGCTTGACAATAACTCGATTGCCAGTAGCGCAACTGGTGGAGCTGCTGCTTCATCATCACTGAACAACCCACCAACCCATTCTGGTGGAACACTGATCGGCTGGCTTCTGGTGATATTAGCGATTCCGCTAAGTATTGGTTTGATATTGTTTGGAGGACAGTGGTGGCTCAGGCATGAATTGCGGGGTCTCCGTCTGGCATCCGCAGCATACGCCGAAATGGCATGGCTGGCCCGGCTGGCCGGACTAGAGCAGCAACCGTCGGAAACGCCACAAGAATATGCCCAACGTCTAGCAGGTATCTTGCCTGAACATGCAGCAACGATACGTGGTATCGCAACTGCTTACACCACCGAGCGTTATCGTCGTGGCGCAGCCGTTCGGGTACCAGCGGAAGCTGATCGTCGAATGCTCCAGCAGGCATTATGGCGTTATGCAGTGCAACACGGCTTGCGGCGCATCTGGTTACCACTCCGCAGGCCAATAGCATAA
- a CDS encoding cyclic nucleotide-binding domain-containing protein: MNKGVIENLRRVELFSGLSDEELLQIATICKVRRLGAEQAVFREGDDGDELFIIHEGCVRIMINTRTSEGRFAPSTINLLYKGQSFGEMVLLGGATRSATVVCVDPCVLLVINERDFATLCERNPRIGYLVMRNMAADLAYKLRSSNLLLRGNIRWQQGELGKH, encoded by the coding sequence ATGAATAAGGGCGTTATCGAAAACCTACGACGGGTTGAACTGTTCAGCGGTCTGAGCGACGAGGAATTGTTGCAGATTGCTACAATCTGCAAGGTACGCCGACTCGGTGCTGAGCAAGCGGTCTTCCGTGAAGGAGATGACGGCGACGAGCTGTTTATCATCCACGAAGGCTGTGTACGGATTATGATCAATACCCGTACATCGGAGGGGAGGTTCGCGCCTTCAACGATTAATCTGCTCTACAAAGGGCAGAGTTTTGGTGAGATGGTACTGCTCGGCGGTGCTACCCGCTCGGCAACGGTTGTTTGCGTTGATCCGTGTGTTTTACTGGTGATCAACGAGCGTGATTTCGCTACATTGTGTGAACGAAACCCTCGCATTGGTTATCTGGTCATGCGCAATATGGCGGCCGATCTCGCTTATAAACTTCGCTCATCGAACTTGCTACTACGCGGGAATATCCGCTGGCAACAGGGTGAATTAGGGAAACACTGA